The DNA segment TATTAGCGCAGTCATGTGGCTTGCAGATATTGCCAACCTGATATTTTTTGCCTTGCCACGTTACCCATTCTGGTGGCGTTGAAGTGCCTGAACCTTTACGTGCCCACACAGGCAAATTTTTCTGCCCTTTCACCATCTTCTGCCATGTTTGCTGATAGCCTGATTGTTGTACCAGTTCAGAGGTGGAGACCGGTATAGAAGCAGCCAAGCTGACGGTGCTCAAACTCATAACAGTACCTAGCAGCGCCACTCGTAGCATTTTTTTATCAATCATCATCAACATCCTTTGCAGTCAAATATCTATTACAAATTAAACAACGATAAATCATACATACATTTTATATGACCACGCCATACGACAAAAGTTGATCCATACCACGAAAGTTATGACAAAAAAGCGGGAAATCCTCGTTGGTATGACAACTTAAGGTAAGCTATCAACCATAAGAATCGACCAGAGAAAATCAGCATGTTC comes from the Hafnia alvei genome and includes:
- a CDS encoding inhibitor of vertebrate lysozyme family protein, whose amino-acid sequence is MIDKKMLRVALLGTVMSLSTVSLAASIPVSTSELVQQSGYQQTWQKMVKGQKNLPVWARKGSGTSTPPEWVTWQGKKYQVGNICKPHDCANNFMYVAFSNDKKQAWGVRVEIADRPDALDHPSKHAKYQWLGKPDNQVKAMLTKQIESAPDWN